In the Xiamenia xianingshaonis genome, one interval contains:
- a CDS encoding M28 family peptidase, producing the protein MSDMIDSVTYLAQEIGPRPAGTEEEQQAALYITESMQKEARLSTVIEDFRGLSSTELLLAVLCLCSVVMAVLATALPVVDVAAVVVTALVAAVFASESLGKPVVSRLLGRGVSQNVVAKYDPELPSEAGSAHHRKVVLVARYDSGKVTRETAGSLVRLLPALQWFTLGSVVLLPVLLLLRAVFFPAGGGLMSSIVNILIIVALIGTALPCVQWVLHKTAPYNEGANCNGAGVAMLLEVAKRVGQGRVTEAEIAEREEAVIHGKEEALAAGVVPEGAELVYETDAPAPAGAPASHQAAAEASPDGGLAAAKAAIAAMTGRPVAGAADSYDADVPADVPADGHSVVVDQVAQAAPELEAAPQASESPVQQVEAAPAMFYAPHLETRQKQASSVPDWYVKAQEKAKRPRGGDKPAQRSRYASALDAAVRESAGHFAEANRIVGYRLEETLSAGKEVIREVEPPAAATARAAAGVAAGTGAGFAGQQAAAAAAPAQPRRDVQPMREAPVRAVPAQAAAVREIAAQAAPVRDAAPAQAAQTMREEIVAPQAAPQAAPAPASVPEQAPSAGESLDMGTMAMPPIDVSQLVFEEPPATPEPAMPSFLDPAKVQAAAQASRRMEDRSSDRVVAAKASVDASGTIAVVTDEASFDAPAEASEGPAPARTETPRRPEPRGEQEHQVTMRDADSERPQQESYVQEATQTFADRVMQRRRARRPVVLPEVDESAKLAPVREVAKQRAPLAEAAESGQAAAKSLLSMLPAITADDIVASHGGVEEAKADPLLAALPSLSGSFARVGDSSKATVGAAGSFAPASSTSSFAPIGDEFVEEMDPEDIYVDDADDSAYNETFAESGAIASGEYLDMPKSRLQRLFGRFRKEKKAPEPEVSTQEWLDVDEDFDAREVGAQRGGWESFRTANDDVADQTTAFSPLDADDDIDDGFDDYDDSDNGRASWHGGGYSGERLMESSDLNSEEIAEEAAVAAAQPVEVDEELKQIYAFRNPDVNAEVWFVALGAELSTHDGMRAFLDEHAHELRGAIVVDLDALGAGDITMIEEEGLFRPVKTSSRMKRYVKKASQASGVSVRSAKLRWMDSAASYATRRGIQSMHLVGLRDGKPAYYGQDDDTVEHVSEEKLNNNAKFVMEMIKNI; encoded by the coding sequence ATGTCGGACATGATAGATTCGGTAACGTACCTCGCTCAAGAAATCGGGCCGCGACCTGCAGGGACCGAGGAAGAGCAGCAAGCTGCGCTCTATATCACGGAATCCATGCAGAAAGAAGCGCGGTTGTCGACGGTCATTGAGGATTTCCGCGGGCTTTCATCCACTGAACTGCTGCTGGCCGTGCTGTGCCTGTGTTCGGTCGTCATGGCCGTGCTTGCGACGGCGCTGCCGGTCGTGGACGTGGCGGCCGTCGTTGTGACGGCGCTGGTCGCGGCGGTGTTTGCCAGCGAATCGCTTGGAAAGCCCGTTGTGTCGCGTCTGCTCGGGCGCGGCGTGAGCCAAAACGTCGTGGCGAAGTACGACCCCGAGCTGCCTTCCGAAGCAGGATCGGCCCATCATCGCAAGGTGGTGCTCGTGGCCCGCTATGACAGCGGGAAGGTGACGCGCGAGACGGCTGGCTCGCTCGTGCGCCTGCTGCCGGCGCTGCAGTGGTTCACGCTCGGGTCGGTCGTGCTGCTGCCGGTGTTGCTTTTGCTGCGCGCCGTGTTCTTCCCGGCGGGCGGCGGACTGATGTCGTCCATCGTGAACATCCTGATCATCGTGGCGCTCATCGGCACGGCGCTGCCGTGCGTCCAGTGGGTTTTGCACAAGACGGCGCCGTATAACGAGGGCGCGAACTGCAACGGTGCCGGCGTGGCCATGCTGCTCGAGGTGGCGAAGCGCGTGGGCCAAGGTCGCGTGACCGAAGCCGAGATCGCCGAGCGCGAGGAAGCCGTCATCCATGGCAAGGAAGAGGCGCTGGCCGCCGGCGTGGTGCCCGAGGGTGCCGAGCTGGTGTATGAAACAGATGCGCCCGCACCTGCAGGGGCTCCCGCAAGCCACCAGGCTGCGGCGGAAGCGTCGCCCGATGGCGGCTTGGCTGCGGCGAAGGCAGCCATTGCGGCCATGACCGGCCGCCCGGTCGCCGGCGCGGCCGATTCATACGACGCAGACGTTCCGGCAGACGTTCCGGCAGACGGGCATTCGGTGGTGGTCGACCAGGTCGCCCAAGCCGCGCCAGAGCTTGAAGCGGCCCCGCAGGCCAGCGAAAGCCCTGTTCAGCAAGTGGAGGCGGCACCGGCCATGTTCTATGCGCCTCATCTGGAGACTCGTCAGAAGCAGGCGTCGTCGGTGCCCGACTGGTATGTGAAGGCGCAAGAAAAGGCGAAGCGCCCGCGCGGGGGAGACAAGCCGGCCCAGCGGTCGCGGTATGCAAGCGCCTTGGACGCCGCCGTGCGTGAAAGCGCGGGGCATTTCGCAGAAGCGAACCGGATCGTGGGCTATCGCCTCGAAGAAACCTTGTCGGCCGGCAAGGAAGTCATTCGCGAGGTTGAGCCGCCCGCGGCCGCCACGGCACGGGCGGCAGCCGGCGTTGCTGCTGGAACCGGCGCAGGGTTTGCCGGCCAGCAGGCTGCCGCTGCGGCAGCGCCAGCACAGCCGCGGCGTGACGTGCAGCCGATGCGCGAGGCGCCGGTACGGGCAGTGCCCGCACAGGCGGCCGCCGTACGAGAAATTGCCGCACAGGCAGCGCCGGTGAGGGATGCAGCGCCCGCGCAGGCAGCGCAGACGATGCGGGAAGAGATCGTCGCACCTCAAGCGGCGCCCCAGGCAGCACCGGCGCCGGCATCTGTGCCCGAGCAAGCGCCGTCCGCCGGCGAGTCTTTGGACATGGGCACGATGGCCATGCCGCCCATCGATGTGTCGCAGCTCGTCTTTGAAGAGCCCCCGGCCACGCCCGAACCTGCCATGCCGTCGTTCTTGGATCCGGCAAAAGTCCAGGCGGCAGCACAGGCGAGCCGGCGCATGGAGGACCGCTCGTCCGACCGCGTGGTCGCGGCGAAAGCCTCCGTCGACGCAAGCGGCACCATCGCCGTGGTGACCGACGAGGCGAGCTTCGACGCTCCCGCCGAGGCTTCGGAAGGACCGGCGCCCGCCCGCACCGAAACCCCGCGCCGCCCCGAGCCGCGCGGCGAGCAAGAACATCAGGTGACCATGCGCGACGCCGACAGCGAGCGGCCGCAGCAGGAAAGCTACGTGCAAGAAGCCACCCAGACGTTCGCCGACCGCGTGATGCAGCGCCGCCGCGCCCGTCGTCCGGTCGTGCTTCCCGAGGTGGACGAGTCGGCCAAGCTCGCCCCGGTGCGCGAGGTGGCCAAACAGCGGGCGCCGCTGGCAGAGGCCGCCGAATCGGGTCAAGCCGCCGCTAAAAGCCTGCTGTCGATGCTTCCCGCCATCACCGCCGACGACATCGTCGCGAGCCACGGCGGCGTCGAAGAGGCCAAGGCCGACCCGTTGCTGGCTGCGCTGCCTTCGCTTTCCGGGTCGTTTGCCCGCGTGGGCGATTCTTCCAAGGCGACGGTCGGCGCTGCGGGTTCGTTCGCCCCGGCCAGCTCGACAAGCTCCTTCGCTCCCATCGGCGACGAGTTCGTCGAGGAAATGGACCCCGAGGACATCTATGTCGACGACGCCGACGATTCCGCCTACAACGAGACGTTCGCCGAGTCGGGCGCCATTGCGTCGGGCGAATATCTCGACATGCCGAAATCGCGCCTGCAGCGCCTGTTCGGCCGCTTCCGCAAGGAAAAGAAGGCACCTGAGCCTGAGGTCAGCACGCAGGAATGGCTGGACGTCGATGAGGATTTCGACGCGCGCGAAGTAGGCGCTCAGCGCGGCGGTTGGGAAAGCTTCCGCACCGCCAACGACGATGTCGCCGACCAGACGACGGCCTTCTCGCCGCTTGACGCGGACGACGACATCGACGACGGGTTTGACGACTACGACGATTCCGACAACGGTCGCGCTTCCTGGCACGGCGGCGGTTATTCTGGCGAGCGCTTGATGGAAAGCAGCGATCTGAATTCCGAGGAGATCGCTGAAGAAGCCGCCGTCGCCGCAGCTCAGCCGGTCGAAGTCGACGAGGAGTTGAAGCAGATCTACGCCTTCCGCAACCCCGACGTGAACGCAGAGGTGTGGTTCGTCGCGCTCGGCGCCGAGCTTTCCACCCACGACGGCATGCGGGCCTTCCTTGACGAGCACGCGCACGAGCTTCGCGGCGCCATCGTGGTCGATCTGGACGCGCTTGGTGCGGGCGACATCACGATGATCGAGGAAGAAGGCCTGTTCCGTCCCGTGAAGACGTCGTCGCGCATGAAGCGGTACGTGAAGAAGGCGTCCCAAGCGTCCGGCGTTTCGGTGCGCTCGGCGAAGCTTCGGTGGATGGACAGCGCGGCGTCGTACGCGACGCGTCGCGGCATCCAGTCGATGCACCTCGTCGGCCTGCGCGATGGCAAGCCCGCCTATTACGGCCAGGACGACGACACCGTTGAGCACGTGAGCGAAGAGAAGTTGAACAACAATGCGAAGTTCGTCATGGAGATGATCAAAAATATTTAA
- a CDS encoding DUF5679 domain-containing protein, translating to MSIEAYCVKCKAKKVMLNPVAGTTKNGKPLLKGTCPDCKTTLCRIGAVKESK from the coding sequence ATGTCAATCGAAGCATATTGTGTCAAGTGCAAGGCCAAGAAAGTGATGTTGAACCCCGTTGCGGGAACAACGAAAAACGGCAAACCGCTGCTGAAAGGAACGTGTCCCGACTGTAAAACGACGCTTTGTCGCATCGGCGCGGTGAAGGAAAGCAAGTAG
- a CDS encoding citrate/2-methylcitrate synthase: MGTEKRLDLYENFNAINTIAPENYDTYSVKRGLRNPDGTGVVAGVTNISSVHGYLLSDGVKIPDDGRLSYRGYDLYDLLSDESGDRRFAYEEISYLLIMGKLPTRAELDGYIASIDAARELPDGFTASKIMRDTPRDVMNLLSRSILQLYVDDPDAEDRSAKHEITTAISLISRLPRIMVLSYYAVRARYFGESMILHRFTPGESTAETILSMLRPDRSYTQQEARMLDIMLCLHAEHGGGNNSTFTTRVLTSADTDPYSTYAAAIGSLKGRKHGGANHQIIAMQNELMENVADWEDDGQVADYLAKIVNREAYDRSGLVYGIGHAVYTKSDPRAVILKRFARDLAEGTEFEAKFRLLESIERLAPEVILAEKGTKKDMCANVDMYSGFVYSMLGIPEDLFTPLFACARMSGWAAHRFEEIVSGKRIIRPAYKSAHQGLRQWKPMGER; encoded by the coding sequence ATGGGAACCGAAAAACGCCTCGATTTGTACGAGAACTTCAATGCGATCAACACCATTGCTCCGGAAAACTACGACACGTACAGCGTGAAGCGCGGGCTTCGCAATCCTGACGGCACGGGCGTGGTCGCCGGTGTGACGAACATTTCGAGCGTGCATGGCTATCTGCTGTCTGACGGCGTGAAAATCCCTGATGACGGGCGCTTGAGCTATCGCGGCTACGACTTGTACGACCTGCTGTCCGACGAGTCGGGCGACCGCCGCTTCGCGTACGAGGAAATATCGTATCTGCTGATCATGGGCAAGCTGCCGACGCGGGCCGAGCTTGACGGCTACATCGCGTCCATCGACGCCGCTCGCGAGCTGCCCGACGGCTTCACCGCGTCGAAGATCATGCGCGACACGCCGCGCGACGTCATGAACCTGCTGTCGCGGTCCATCCTGCAACTTTACGTTGACGACCCCGACGCGGAGGACCGTTCGGCAAAGCACGAGATCACGACCGCCATTTCGCTTATTTCGCGGCTGCCGCGCATCATGGTGCTGAGCTATTATGCCGTGCGTGCGCGTTATTTCGGCGAGTCGATGATTCTGCATCGCTTCACGCCGGGTGAATCGACGGCCGAGACTATTCTGTCGATGCTGCGCCCGGACCGCTCGTACACGCAGCAGGAAGCGCGAATGCTCGACATCATGCTGTGTCTGCACGCCGAACACGGCGGCGGCAACAACTCTACGTTCACGACGCGCGTGCTGACCTCGGCAGACACCGATCCGTACTCGACGTACGCGGCGGCCATCGGTTCGCTGAAGGGCCGCAAGCACGGCGGCGCGAACCACCAGATCATCGCGATGCAGAACGAGCTGATGGAAAACGTGGCCGACTGGGAAGACGACGGCCAGGTGGCCGATTACCTGGCGAAGATCGTGAACCGCGAGGCGTACGACCGATCGGGGCTTGTGTACGGCATCGGACATGCAGTGTACACGAAGTCCGACCCGCGGGCGGTCATCCTGAAGCGATTCGCACGTGACCTGGCCGAAGGGACGGAATTCGAGGCGAAGTTCCGCCTGCTGGAATCTATCGAGCGCCTGGCGCCCGAGGTCATCTTGGCCGAGAAGGGCACGAAGAAGGACATGTGCGCGAACGTGGACATGTATTCCGGGTTCGTGTATTCCATGCTGGGGATCCCGGAAGACCTGTTCACGCCGTTGTTCGCCTGTGCCCGCATGTCGGGCTGGGCGGCACATCGCTTCGAGGAGATCGTGTCCGGCAAGCGCATCATCCGCCCGGCATACAAGAGCGCCCACCAGGGCCTTCGCCAGTGGAAGCCCATGGGCGAGCGGTAG
- the tadA gene encoding tRNA adenosine(34) deaminase TadA, with the protein MDDDYYMGLAVEQARRAAREGEVPIGAVVVYAPVDPATRRPLAEPQVIATGRNQRETTQDPAGHAEFLALKEASSKLGVWRLTGCQVYVTLEPCIMCAGLMHQSRIDRCVFAAPDPKAGALGTLYAIHADERLNHRFQVESGVREKECVAMLRDFFRQRRDDKKRARS; encoded by the coding sequence ATGGATGACGATTACTACATGGGGCTGGCTGTCGAGCAGGCGCGGCGTGCGGCTCGGGAGGGCGAGGTGCCGATCGGCGCTGTGGTCGTGTATGCGCCCGTCGACCCGGCGACGCGGCGTCCGCTGGCGGAACCGCAGGTCATTGCAACGGGTCGCAACCAGCGCGAAACCACGCAAGACCCTGCCGGCCATGCCGAGTTTCTGGCGCTGAAAGAAGCTTCGTCCAAGCTCGGCGTGTGGCGGCTGACGGGCTGCCAGGTGTATGTCACGCTGGAGCCTTGCATCATGTGTGCCGGCCTCATGCATCAGTCGCGCATCGACCGTTGCGTCTTTGCCGCGCCTGATCCGAAGGCGGGGGCGCTGGGCACGTTGTATGCCATTCATGCAGACGAGCGCTTGAACCACCGCTTTCAGGTAGAATCGGGCGTGCGGGAAAAGGAATGCGTCGCGATGCTTCGGGATTTCTTTCGGCAGCGCCGCGACGACAAAAAGCGTGCGCGGTCGTGA
- the ispE gene encoding 4-(cytidine 5'-diphospho)-2-C-methyl-D-erythritol kinase, producing MIDRLSSVDMMALARDAQDADARKFRRPGAVRVMAPAKVNLFLAVGDKLPDGYHAATSIMHSLLLHDVLWMKTEPQNAFWDENWATLDGNVVETENNALANESLRISLSVRNFDGLEPLAVAPEDNIVVRAVRMLHRELGRPAGDRLAMHLEKRIPVQAGLGGGSSDAAAALVGAARLWGVDQDDPRLEAVAQRLGADVPFFLRGGCACLTGKGDVFDHALKPMKKPVVLVKPSTGVSTAAAYRAFDAAPCPIDAAVKERAVSAAAAEDVPLANNLMSASEGLLPELAAVAEWLGSQSGVESVLMSGSGSAFFGVCRTFAAAAAAAGAAKAAGWWARATTFSSAAAMLVPLR from the coding sequence ATGATAGACAGGCTTTCGTCGGTTGACATGATGGCGCTTGCGCGTGACGCACAAGACGCCGATGCGCGGAAATTTCGTCGGCCCGGCGCGGTGCGCGTCATGGCGCCCGCGAAGGTGAACCTGTTTCTGGCGGTCGGCGACAAGCTGCCCGACGGCTATCATGCTGCAACGAGCATAATGCACTCATTGCTGCTCCATGACGTCCTGTGGATGAAAACGGAGCCACAGAATGCGTTCTGGGACGAGAATTGGGCCACCCTTGATGGAAATGTCGTTGAAACCGAAAACAATGCCTTAGCGAACGAATCGTTGCGTATAAGCCTTTCGGTGCGGAATTTTGACGGTTTGGAGCCGCTTGCCGTGGCTCCCGAGGACAACATCGTCGTGCGGGCGGTGCGCATGCTGCACCGCGAGCTTGGCCGTCCGGCGGGGGATCGTCTGGCGATGCACCTTGAGAAGCGCATTCCCGTGCAGGCTGGTTTGGGCGGCGGGTCGTCGGATGCGGCGGCGGCGCTCGTGGGAGCGGCGCGGTTGTGGGGCGTTGATCAGGACGATCCGCGGCTTGAGGCGGTCGCGCAGCGTCTTGGCGCCGATGTGCCGTTTTTCCTGCGCGGCGGGTGCGCGTGCCTGACGGGGAAGGGCGATGTGTTCGACCACGCGTTGAAGCCGATGAAGAAGCCGGTGGTGCTGGTGAAGCCGTCGACGGGCGTGTCGACGGCTGCTGCGTATCGCGCGTTCGATGCCGCGCCTTGCCCGATTGACGCCGCCGTGAAGGAACGCGCCGTTTCTGCTGCGGCGGCCGAGGACGTGCCGCTTGCCAACAACCTTATGTCAGCTTCGGAAGGGCTGCTTCCCGAATTGGCGGCCGTGGCCGAGTGGCTGGGCTCACAGTCGGGGGTCGAGTCGGTCTTGATGTCGGGCAGCGGGTCTGCCTTCTTCGGCGTGTGCCGCACGTTTGCCGCAGCTGCTGCCGCGGCGGGCGCGGCCAAGGCGGCTGGCTGGTGGGCGCGTGCGACGACGTTCAGCTCGGCCGCTGCGATGCTCGTACCTCTTCGGTAG
- a CDS encoding guanylate cyclase has translation MAVRLVRMIPVLVVLALLAAGVYLYISYRHSPLRAKEVLIKMFLVLTIALSAFFGIVTLYALFEANAGVFDLFFSFMLAALVGLGITFVCRWRFLKHHPAFKDKAFRAKIIPKEPAWLQLLKQILGMMGKR, from the coding sequence ATGGCCGTTCGTCTCGTGCGCATGATCCCGGTGCTGGTGGTTTTGGCTTTGCTTGCAGCGGGCGTGTACCTCTACATTTCATACCGTCATTCGCCGTTGCGGGCGAAAGAGGTGCTTATCAAGATGTTTCTCGTGCTGACGATCGCGCTGTCGGCGTTTTTCGGCATCGTGACGCTGTATGCGCTCTTCGAGGCGAACGCCGGCGTGTTCGACCTGTTCTTCAGCTTCATGTTGGCCGCGCTCGTAGGGCTGGGCATCACGTTCGTGTGCCGTTGGCGTTTCCTGAAACATCACCCCGCGTTCAAAGACAAGGCCTTCCGCGCGAAAATCATCCCAAAAGAACCCGCATGGCTGCAGCTGCTGAAGCAGATACTCGGCATGATGGGGAAGCGGTAG
- a CDS encoding DUF2207 domain-containing protein — translation MGALQFLLKTLQRDDVGGRCGMGRAAFGVGRLAFVFAVLAVAVGVLAFPQAAWAKSYSMPRVDMEAQVEPNGDLRVTERRTFDFDGEFTAVWWDFGKLPDGSDLVVDSVTYEDGAQGSQARAVAEVPFDFEWREEGGPGGEAFSYDEAQTTLYAFFEVEDEDLTVGLSYTITNFARVYDDVAEVYWQFVGPGWGEDSDNVSLTVSLPEQAGGETGPVEELVKAWAHGPLDGTVSIGPGQKVVFKVPHLPAGDFAEARILFPPAWLTALPEDSPARLTGRAALPRILAEEQRWADAANQQRLMAVGLLGGLTAACVLLLAWALVAFLRHGREYTPDFTGEFTSQLPDARVPVAAIGRLWRWNRESADDFVASVIALGRRGLIRVDEGEYNKETPGQKPEIIRSYYVTRVQDAAVAPNAVEQATLDVLFGTIAQGSPSLWLETIQLFAEKNPESFDKEMKAWQKTLTADVAARGYFEPKGKRYQVIFVTLGMLSLMAGIFVPLALENLLPAAILVPTGIALVVIGNYMPRRSKEGNNLVARCKALRNWLQSLADQPIQHDLPEDYWRQCMMYAYVFGVSKQAMEALVSTRPDLFASGISAPSRRDAGDAYETMPWWCWYAGAQAHPGSSQASLPSVGDAFSSSLSKAQSTVSAALSSSSSGSGGGGGFSGGGGGGFGGGGGGAR, via the coding sequence ATGGGCGCTCTTCAATTTCTCTTAAAAACACTACAGCGTGACGATGTTGGCGGTCGATGCGGCATGGGACGGGCGGCGTTTGGGGTTGGGCGGCTGGCTTTTGTCTTCGCGGTTCTTGCGGTGGCGGTCGGCGTGTTGGCATTTCCGCAGGCGGCGTGGGCGAAATCGTACAGCATGCCGCGCGTGGACATGGAGGCTCAGGTGGAGCCGAACGGAGACCTGCGGGTGACCGAGCGGCGCACGTTTGATTTCGACGGCGAATTCACGGCGGTGTGGTGGGATTTTGGGAAGCTTCCCGACGGATCCGACCTGGTCGTTGACTCGGTGACGTACGAGGACGGCGCGCAAGGCTCGCAGGCGCGTGCCGTGGCCGAGGTGCCGTTCGACTTCGAGTGGCGCGAAGAGGGCGGTCCGGGCGGCGAGGCGTTCTCGTACGACGAGGCGCAGACGACGCTGTATGCCTTCTTCGAGGTCGAGGACGAGGATCTGACTGTCGGCTTGTCGTACACGATCACGAACTTCGCGCGGGTCTACGACGACGTGGCCGAGGTGTACTGGCAGTTTGTCGGGCCGGGTTGGGGCGAAGACTCCGACAACGTGTCTTTGACGGTTTCGCTGCCGGAACAGGCGGGCGGCGAAACCGGGCCGGTCGAAGAGCTGGTGAAGGCATGGGCGCATGGGCCGTTGGATGGAACGGTGTCTATCGGGCCAGGTCAAAAGGTTGTTTTTAAAGTTCCGCACCTTCCGGCGGGCGATTTCGCCGAAGCTCGCATCCTGTTTCCGCCCGCCTGGCTGACGGCTCTTCCCGAGGACAGCCCGGCTCGGCTGACCGGTCGTGCGGCCTTGCCGCGCATTTTGGCGGAAGAGCAGCGGTGGGCCGATGCCGCCAACCAGCAACGCCTGATGGCGGTGGGGTTGCTAGGCGGTTTGACGGCGGCGTGCGTGCTGCTGTTGGCGTGGGCGCTCGTGGCGTTTTTGCGCCATGGCCGCGAATATACGCCGGATTTTACCGGCGAGTTCACGTCGCAGCTGCCGGATGCTCGCGTGCCGGTGGCAGCGATTGGCCGGCTGTGGCGCTGGAACCGTGAGAGCGCAGACGACTTCGTCGCGTCGGTCATAGCGCTGGGGCGGCGTGGCCTCATCCGGGTCGATGAAGGCGAATACAACAAGGAAACCCCAGGTCAGAAGCCTGAAATAATCCGGTCGTACTATGTGACGCGCGTGCAAGACGCCGCTGTGGCGCCCAACGCCGTTGAACAGGCGACGCTTGACGTGCTGTTCGGAACCATTGCGCAAGGCTCGCCGTCGTTGTGGCTGGAGACCATTCAATTGTTTGCCGAGAAAAACCCTGAGTCGTTTGATAAGGAAATGAAGGCATGGCAGAAAACGCTGACCGCCGACGTGGCGGCGCGGGGTTATTTCGAGCCAAAAGGCAAGCGCTACCAGGTGATTTTCGTGACGCTGGGCATGTTGTCCCTGATGGCGGGCATCTTCGTGCCGCTGGCGCTTGAAAACCTGCTTCCGGCGGCGATCCTTGTGCCTACGGGCATTGCGCTGGTGGTGATCGGCAACTACATGCCGCGCCGCAGCAAGGAAGGCAACAACCTGGTGGCGCGGTGCAAGGCGCTGCGGAACTGGCTGCAATCGCTGGCTGACCAGCCGATTCAGCACGACTTGCCCGAGGACTACTGGCGGCAGTGCATGATGTACGCCTACGTGTTCGGCGTGTCGAAGCAGGCGATGGAAGCGCTGGTATCCACCCGCCCCGACCTGTTTGCGTCGGGGATTTCAGCGCCGTCGCGCCGGGATGCTGGCGATGCGTACGAGACGATGCCGTGGTGGTGCTGGTATGCAGGTGCGCAGGCGCATCCCGGATCGTCGCAGGCGTCGCTGCCGTCTGTCGGCGACGCATTCAGCTCGTCGTTGTCGAAGGCCCAGTCCACGGTGTCGGCGGCGCTTTCAAGTTCGTCCAGCGGCAGCGGCGGGGGCGGCGGCTTTTCGGGCGGCGGCGGAGGCGGCTTCGGCGGCGGGGGCGGTGGCGCCCGGTAA
- a CDS encoding DMT family transporter → MAARALPAWAYKLLILVATAIWGMSFIVMKDTVDVLPPAFLIGFRFVAAGVILMLAFWKRFRASLTRGCIWRGAVVGLLIFLAYWIQTIGLTGTTPGKNAFLTATYCVIVPFAWWVVARRRPSACNVVAAILCVAGIGLVSLKGSLADLTMGYGDFMTLVSAFFFAFHIIAVSRFTEDYDAIVLTVHQFLWGGLCGMVLGFATETLPPLAALAAPDFLWNMVFLIVFSSCVTYAIQNVALAHVPPAQASILLSTESVFGVAFSVLLYGEALSLRLTSGFVLIFVAIVVSEALPIWLASRKKSALAGSVDDDVATGDAQA, encoded by the coding sequence ATGGCTGCTCGAGCGCTGCCCGCGTGGGCGTACAAGCTGCTCATTTTGGTGGCGACCGCCATTTGGGGCATGTCGTTCATCGTTATGAAGGACACGGTTGACGTGCTGCCGCCGGCGTTTCTTATCGGGTTTCGATTCGTGGCGGCTGGCGTCATCCTGATGCTGGCGTTTTGGAAGCGCTTCCGGGCTTCGCTGACGCGCGGCTGCATCTGGCGCGGTGCGGTGGTCGGTCTGCTCATCTTTCTGGCGTACTGGATTCAAACCATCGGGCTTACCGGCACGACGCCGGGCAAAAACGCGTTTCTAACGGCGACGTACTGCGTCATCGTGCCGTTTGCGTGGTGGGTCGTTGCTCGGAGGCGTCCGAGCGCGTGCAACGTCGTGGCGGCGATTCTGTGCGTTGCGGGCATTGGGCTCGTGTCGCTGAAAGGCTCGCTGGCCGACTTGACCATGGGCTACGGCGATTTCATGACGCTCGTGAGCGCGTTTTTCTTCGCGTTCCACATCATTGCGGTGTCGCGGTTCACGGAAGACTACGACGCCATCGTGCTGACGGTCCACCAATTTCTCTGGGGCGGGCTGTGCGGCATGGTCTTAGGGTTCGCGACCGAAACCCTGCCGCCGCTCGCCGCTCTGGCAGCTCCCGACTTTTTGTGGAACATGGTGTTTCTCATCGTGTTTTCGTCGTGCGTGACCTATGCCATCCAGAACGTCGCGCTGGCGCATGTGCCGCCCGCGCAGGCGTCCATCCTGCTGAGCACCGAGTCGGTGTTTGGGGTGGCGTTCAGCGTGCTGCTGTACGGCGAAGCGCTCAGCCTGCGTCTGACCTCGGGTTTCGTGTTGATTTTCGTCGCCATTGTCGTGAGCGAGGCGCTGCCGATATGGCTGGCCTCGCGCAAGAAATCGGCGCTGGCGGGCTCTGTCGACGACGACGTCGCGACTGGCGATGCGCAAGCATGA
- a CDS encoding shikimate kinase: MANKDNIVLIGMPGAGKSTLGIVLAKIMNMNFVDADLLIQGQCDRTLQKIIDACGPAGFIEVENQILSDIQETNTIISTGGSAVYSDAAMQHLTNIGLVVYLEITLDELKERLSDLQGRGVVLKGGMSMSLDELYAEREPLYQHYAELTVDVNGLSLTDAARKVAAAIIDQRAENL; the protein is encoded by the coding sequence ATGGCTAATAAAGACAACATCGTGCTGATCGGTATGCCGGGAGCGGGAAAATCGACGCTCGGCATCGTGCTGGCGAAGATCATGAACATGAACTTCGTTGACGCCGACCTGCTGATCCAGGGACAGTGTGACCGCACGCTGCAGAAGATCATCGACGCCTGCGGCCCGGCCGGGTTCATCGAGGTGGAAAACCAGATCCTGAGCGACATCCAGGAGACGAACACGATCATTTCGACGGGCGGCTCGGCGGTGTATTCCGACGCGGCCATGCAGCATCTGACGAACATCGGCCTGGTCGTGTACTTGGAAATCACGCTGGACGAACTGAAGGAGCGCTTGTCCGACTTGCAGGGCCGCGGCGTGGTGCTGAAGGGCGGCATGTCGATGAGCTTGGACGAGCTGTATGCCGAGCGCGAGCCGCTGTACCAGCACTATGCTGAACTGACCGTGGACGTGAACGGGCTGAGCCTCACCGATGCGGCGCGGAAGGTCGCGGCGGCGATCATCGACCAGCGGGCCGAGAACCTGTAG